In one Suricata suricatta isolate VVHF042 chromosome 9, meerkat_22Aug2017_6uvM2_HiC, whole genome shotgun sequence genomic region, the following are encoded:
- the RTN1 gene encoding reticulon-1 isoform X1, which produces MQATADSTKMDCVWSNWKSQAIDLLYWRDIKQTGIVFGSFLLLLFSLTQFSVVSVVAYLALAALSATISFRIYKSVLQAVQKTDEGHPFKTYLELEITLSQEQIQKYTDCLQFYVNNTLKELRRLFLVQDLVDSLKFAVLMWLLTYVGALFNGLTLLLMAVVSMFTLPVVYVKHQAQIDQYLGLVRTHINAVVAKIQAKIPGAKRHAE; this is translated from the exons ATGCAGGCCACTGCCGATTCCACCAAGATGGACTGTGTGTGGAGCAACTGGAAAAGTCAGG CCATTGACCTGCTCTACTGGCGGGACATCAAGCAGACCGGGATCGTGTTCGGGagcttcctgctgctgctcttcTCCCTGACCCAGTTCAGCGTGGTGAGCGTCGTGGCCTACCTGGCTCTTGCCGCACTGTCCGCCACCATCAGTTTCCGCATCTACAAGTCCGTTTTACAAGCTGTGCAGAAGACCGACGAGGGCCACCCTTTCAA GACCTACCTGGAGCTCGAGATCACCCTTTCTCAGGAGCAGATCCAGAAGTACACAGACTGTCTGCAGTTCTATGTGAACAACACGCTTAAAGAACTGAGAAGGCTCTTCCTTGTCCAGGACCTGGTGGATTCCTTAAAA tTTGCAGTTCTGATGTGGCTCCTGACTTATGTTGGCGCTCTTTTCAACGGGCTGACCCTGCTGCTCATGG CTGTGGTTTCAATGTTTACTCTACCTGTAGTGTATGTTAAGCACCAG GCACAGATTGACCAATATCTGGGACTTGTGAGGACTCACATAAATGCTGTTGTGGCAAA